One Paenibacillus sp. FSL W8-0186 genomic window carries:
- the plsY gene encoding glycerol-3-phosphate 1-O-acyltransferase PlsY, with protein MILPVIAVIFSYLLGSVSFSVLLAKSLKGIDIRQHGSGNAGATNTLRVLGKGPAIMVLALDVLKGIAAVWIGRWLGGEHVWVPLLCGLAAIIGHNWPVYFRFRGGKGIATTIGVMASLFFFPALYAGIIAILSIVFTRYVSLGSLLFVLLTPLFLVLTGETGPYLWTSLIIFVFAFWRHRTNIVKLIQGKENKLGSKGGKRVV; from the coding sequence GTGATTTTACCCGTGATTGCAGTAATTTTCAGTTATTTGTTGGGATCTGTCAGCTTCAGTGTCCTGCTGGCGAAATCCTTGAAAGGAATTGATATCCGTCAGCATGGAAGCGGCAATGCTGGAGCAACCAACACACTGAGAGTACTCGGCAAGGGGCCGGCGATCATGGTGCTAGCTCTTGATGTGCTTAAAGGAATAGCTGCGGTCTGGATTGGCAGGTGGCTTGGCGGGGAGCATGTATGGGTACCTCTCTTATGCGGGCTCGCTGCCATTATCGGCCACAACTGGCCGGTCTATTTCCGGTTTCGCGGAGGAAAAGGGATTGCCACAACGATTGGCGTTATGGCTTCCTTGTTTTTCTTTCCGGCGCTTTACGCAGGAATAATCGCTATTTTATCGATCGTTTTTACGAGATACGTCTCTCTCGGTTCTTTGCTGTTTGTTCTGCTGACTCCATTATTTCTGGTGCTCACTGGAGAAACCGGTCCTTATTTATGGACGAGTCTGATTATTTTTGTCTTTGCATTTTGGAGGCATCGCACGAATATCGTGAAATTGATCCAAGGCAAAGAGAATAAACTTGGCTCCAAGGGAGGTAAACGAGTTGTCTGA
- the der gene encoding ribosome biogenesis GTPase Der codes for MARPVVAIVGRPNVGKSTIFNRIIGDRLAIVEDKPGITRDRIYGVGEWNGKPFSIIDTGGIELGDEEPILKSIRMQAELAIEEADVIVFMCDAKAGVTSSDEEVANLLYRCGKPVIVAVNKVDNIGRSDHIYEFYNLGFGEPIGISGSHGTGIGDLLDAIAENLPELADDEYDEDVIRVALIGRPNVGKSSLINAILGEERVIVSDIAGTTRDAIDTPFEKDGQRYVLIDTAGMRKRGKVYETTEKYSVMRAMKAIERADVVLVLINGEEGIIEQDKHIAGYAYEAGKASVFVVNKWDVVEKDDKTMHQFEQKIRDHFLFMTYAPVVFLSAKTKQRLHKLLPVVQHVADQHAKRVQTHLLNDVVSDAIAINPPPTDKGRRLRINYVTQVSVKPPTIVVFVNDPELMHFSYERYLENRIRAAFDFEGTPIRLFTRRKSDEG; via the coding sequence ATGGCAAGACCCGTTGTGGCTATCGTAGGAAGGCCGAATGTGGGCAAATCGACGATTTTTAACCGGATTATCGGCGATCGGCTCGCGATCGTGGAAGACAAGCCCGGTATTACCCGCGACCGTATATACGGCGTAGGCGAATGGAATGGCAAGCCGTTCAGCATCATCGACACGGGAGGCATTGAGCTCGGGGACGAGGAACCGATTTTGAAGTCGATTCGCATGCAGGCCGAGCTGGCGATTGAGGAAGCGGACGTCATTGTTTTCATGTGCGATGCCAAAGCCGGGGTAACGAGCTCAGACGAGGAAGTTGCCAATTTGCTGTACCGCTGCGGCAAGCCGGTTATCGTAGCCGTCAATAAGGTGGATAACATCGGCCGCTCCGATCACATTTATGAATTTTACAACTTGGGTTTTGGGGAGCCGATTGGCATTTCGGGCAGCCATGGGACAGGGATCGGCGATCTGCTGGATGCCATTGCCGAGAATTTACCAGAACTTGCGGATGATGAATATGACGAGGATGTCATTCGTGTCGCTCTGATCGGCCGGCCGAACGTAGGCAAATCGTCCCTGATTAATGCAATTCTCGGGGAAGAACGGGTCATCGTCAGCGATATTGCCGGAACGACCCGCGATGCGATAGATACACCGTTCGAGAAGGATGGCCAGCGTTACGTGCTGATTGATACGGCAGGCATGCGCAAGCGCGGCAAGGTCTACGAGACGACGGAGAAATACAGCGTCATGCGGGCGATGAAAGCCATCGAGCGGGCCGACGTCGTTCTTGTATTGATCAATGGGGAAGAAGGCATCATCGAACAGGATAAGCATATTGCCGGTTATGCCTATGAGGCAGGCAAGGCTTCTGTTTTTGTCGTAAACAAATGGGATGTTGTTGAGAAGGACGACAAGACGATGCATCAATTCGAGCAGAAGATCCGTGATCATTTCCTGTTCATGACTTATGCGCCTGTCGTTTTCCTGTCCGCGAAGACGAAGCAGCGTCTGCATAAGCTGCTGCCCGTCGTGCAGCATGTGGCGGATCAGCATGCGAAGAGGGTGCAGACGCACTTGCTGAACGATGTCGTATCCGATGCGATTGCGATCAATCCGCCGCCGACAGATAAGGGAAGAAGACTGCGGATCAACTACGTGACCCAGGTATCCGTCAAACCGCCGACAATCGTGGTGTTCGTCAATGATCCGGAGCTGATGCATTTTTCCTATGAGCGGTACTTGGAGAATAGGATCCGGGCGGCATTTGATTTTGAAGGTACTCCAATTCGGTTGTTCACACGCCGTAAGTCTGATGAAGGTTAG
- the rpsA gene encoding 30S ribosomal protein S1 — MSEEIKNQEAVEAANQDELDQIVSLKKGDTVKGTIVKIEDNQAYVSIGYKYDGVIPIRELSSVHLDSASDAVQVGQEVETKVVSIDDEKERLVLSKRAIDSENAWEVLQKRFESQETFEVTVADVVKGGIVADVGVRGFIPASMVERHFVEDFSDYKGRTLRVKVKEIDPENNKVILSQKDVLDEEFEANKLKVMSELQEGQVIEGTVQRLTQFGAFVDVGGVDGLVHVSEIAWNHVDKPSDVLSEGQQVKVKVLKVDPEKGKISLSIKAAMPGPWDTAAEQFKSGDIVSGEVKRLVSFGAFVEIAPGVEGLVHISQISHKHIGTPHEVLKEGQTVQVKVLDVNTAEQRISLSIKETEEAPAPAPKSEKPSRGSSVRKEDLNDNPNVSLNNQGLSVTLGERFGDKLSKWK, encoded by the coding sequence ATGTCGGAAGAAATTAAGAATCAAGAAGCTGTTGAGGCAGCGAACCAGGATGAACTGGATCAAATCGTATCCTTGAAAAAAGGGGACACCGTTAAAGGAACGATCGTCAAAATCGAGGACAACCAGGCTTATGTGAGCATTGGATATAAATATGACGGCGTTATTCCTATTCGTGAATTGTCCTCTGTTCATTTGGACAGCGCTTCGGATGCCGTTCAAGTAGGTCAAGAGGTAGAGACCAAAGTCGTTAGCATTGACGATGAGAAAGAGCGTCTTGTGCTATCCAAACGGGCGATTGACAGCGAGAATGCGTGGGAAGTGCTGCAGAAGCGCTTCGAAAGCCAAGAGACTTTTGAAGTAACCGTTGCCGATGTCGTTAAAGGCGGTATCGTGGCGGACGTTGGCGTTCGCGGATTCATTCCCGCATCGATGGTGGAGCGTCATTTTGTGGAAGATTTCAGCGATTACAAAGGTCGCACGCTTCGCGTTAAAGTGAAGGAAATCGATCCGGAGAACAACAAAGTGATCCTGTCGCAAAAAGACGTTCTCGATGAGGAATTCGAAGCGAATAAGCTCAAAGTCATGAGCGAGCTGCAAGAAGGCCAAGTCATCGAAGGGACGGTTCAGCGCCTGACTCAGTTCGGTGCATTCGTAGACGTAGGCGGCGTAGACGGACTTGTTCACGTATCCGAAATTGCTTGGAACCATGTTGACAAACCGTCGGATGTGCTTTCCGAAGGACAACAAGTGAAGGTTAAGGTTCTGAAGGTAGATCCTGAGAAAGGCAAAATCAGCCTGAGCATCAAGGCAGCAATGCCTGGCCCTTGGGATACTGCGGCAGAGCAATTCAAGTCGGGAGATATCGTTAGCGGTGAAGTGAAGCGTCTTGTTAGCTTCGGTGCTTTTGTCGAAATTGCGCCTGGCGTAGAAGGACTAGTTCATATTTCGCAAATTTCCCACAAACATATCGGTACACCACATGAGGTATTGAAAGAGGGACAGACGGTTCAAGTCAAAGTCTTGGATGTGAATACAGCCGAGCAGCGCATCAGCCTGAGCATCAAGGAGACGGAAGAGGCTCCAGCACCGGCACCGAAGAGCGAGAAGCCATCCAGAGGCAGCAGCGTAAGGAAAGAGGACTTGAACGACAACCCTAACGTTTCGCTGAATAATCAAGGCCTGAGCGTTACCCTTGGCGAGCGGTTTGGTGACAAATTGAGCAAGTGGAAATAG
- a CDS encoding lysophospholipid acyltransferase family protein, whose protein sequence is MIYSFCRGALLLIYKALFRLEGEGLEHIPKEGGVLLCSNHISLLDPPTIGILLKRKVHFMAKKELFDIFGFGWLITQLGAFPVKRGGVSKESIKTALTILRTGKVMGIFPEGSRSGGMGKRGAATFALRSDAVIIPVAIVGNYKLFKKMKVVYGAPIDISEFKEGSDPDAAERVTEMIMSRIAELKAQG, encoded by the coding sequence ATGATTTATAGCTTTTGCCGTGGTGCATTACTACTTATTTATAAAGCGCTATTCCGTTTGGAGGGGGAAGGACTTGAGCATATCCCCAAGGAAGGCGGCGTGCTACTCTGTTCCAACCATATCAGCTTGCTGGATCCGCCGACGATCGGCATACTCCTGAAGCGGAAAGTACACTTCATGGCCAAGAAGGAATTGTTCGACATTTTCGGTTTTGGCTGGCTTATTACGCAGCTTGGCGCATTCCCAGTCAAGAGAGGCGGCGTGAGCAAGGAGTCGATCAAGACGGCATTAACCATTCTTCGTACGGGTAAAGTCATGGGGATTTTCCCGGAAGGCTCCCGCTCCGGCGGGATGGGCAAGAGGGGAGCGGCGACCTTCGCGCTTCGCAGTGATGCGGTCATTATTCCCGTAGCCATTGTGGGAAATTATAAGTTATTCAAGAAAATGAAAGTTGTTTACGGGGCTCCGATCGATATCTCGGAGTTCAAGGAAGGTTCTGATCCTGATGCCGCAGAGCGCGTGACGGAAATGATTATGTCCCGGATTGCGGAACTTAAGGCGCAGGGGTGA
- the cmk gene encoding (d)CMP kinase — translation MARTTSSHNGKINIAIDGPAGAGKSTIARMVASMLSYVYVDTGAMYRAATWYLQNLGIGPEEVDKVLHSVQNLGIELMPGEDGQKVLVDGQDVTAEIRSLTVSSQVSRYAQIEGLRNWLVSLQRQMALRKGVVMDGRDIGTTVLPDAEVKVFMTATVEERARRRFKEMQDQQGITLEMIARDIAERDRLDQEREVSPLRQAEDAILLDTTHLTPREVAERIVSFSQSYGRENRNDL, via the coding sequence TTGGCTAGGACAACGTCATCACATAACGGCAAGATCAACATCGCGATCGACGGACCTGCCGGTGCGGGGAAGAGTACTATTGCCCGAATGGTTGCAAGCATGCTGTCATATGTCTATGTAGATACCGGTGCAATGTACCGGGCAGCTACCTGGTATTTGCAGAATCTTGGAATCGGGCCGGAAGAAGTCGATAAAGTGCTTCATTCGGTGCAAAATTTGGGTATAGAATTAATGCCGGGAGAAGACGGACAGAAGGTTCTTGTAGACGGTCAAGATGTGACCGCCGAAATCCGCTCTTTAACGGTGAGCTCTCAAGTGTCCCGCTACGCGCAAATCGAAGGTCTGCGAAACTGGCTCGTGTCTCTTCAGCGGCAAATGGCTCTGCGCAAAGGCGTCGTCATGGATGGACGCGATATCGGTACGACGGTGCTGCCGGATGCTGAAGTGAAGGTGTTCATGACGGCAACCGTAGAGGAGCGTGCCCGCCGCAGATTCAAAGAAATGCAGGATCAGCAAGGAATTACGTTGGAAATGATCGCCCGCGATATCGCAGAGCGGGACCGGCTGGACCAGGAGAGGGAAGTATCCCCGCTTCGGCAGGCTGAGGATGCCATTCTGCTGGATACGACGCATTTGACGCCTCGTGAAGTGGCAGAGCGCATCGTTTCATTTAGCCAATCTTATGGGAGAGAGAACAGAAATGATTTATAG
- a CDS encoding flagellar brake domain-containing protein, whose translation MFPNVNDLLYIQVASAEGKNMDKEYKSRIADVEDDTLLIEVPIESGSGHMKRLYMGDELSVYFLTDQGVKNYFNTYVLGFADDVVQLVRVRKPEPETITKVQRRHFLRVVSKLDLAVKLKDNTRFVALTEDVGGGGVSLIADSQYHLSEGEQLYCWLLLSYKNGSIDHVPFEAEIVRTKQLETGRTKAMLKFVSISDMERQKLIRYCFERQFDFKNR comes from the coding sequence TTGTTTCCTAATGTAAATGACCTGCTGTACATTCAGGTCGCATCGGCAGAAGGCAAAAATATGGATAAGGAATACAAGTCACGCATTGCCGATGTGGAAGACGATACGCTTCTGATCGAAGTTCCGATCGAAAGCGGCAGCGGACATATGAAGCGGCTGTATATGGGTGACGAGCTGTCGGTATATTTCCTGACCGATCAAGGAGTCAAAAATTATTTCAATACATACGTTCTTGGCTTCGCGGATGATGTCGTCCAACTGGTCAGAGTCAGAAAGCCGGAGCCTGAGACGATTACCAAGGTGCAGCGGCGCCATTTCCTGCGGGTTGTATCCAAGCTGGACCTTGCGGTCAAGCTGAAGGACAACACTCGGTTCGTGGCATTGACGGAGGACGTGGGAGGCGGGGGCGTGTCTCTGATCGCCGATAGCCAATACCACTTGTCCGAAGGCGAGCAATTGTATTGCTGGCTGCTGCTGTCCTATAAGAACGGAAGCATTGACCATGTTCCCTTCGAAGCTGAAATCGTACGCACGAAGCAGCTCGAAACGGGGCGGACGAAGGCGATGCTGAAATTCGTCAGCATTTCCGATATGGAAAGGCAGAAGCTGATCCGGTATTGCTTCGAACGCCAATTCGATTTCAAGAACCGTTAA
- the ypeB gene encoding germination protein YpeB gives MYRRLSAILFPIATVLLIGALMWGYQENQEKNAILIKAENQYQRAFHSLSFHVDKLHGELGNTLAVHSNSTGSQRKGLVNVWRITSEAQNEINQLPLTMLPFNKTEEFLSRISKFSYQAGVRDLAKQPLTDSEMKNLKELYKSSEHISKQLQEVQDKVLSKRLRWMDVETTLANPNSQQDNTIIDGFKTVDKRVGEYPELDWGPSVASIYNKRSVKKLGGKPVTVNEIKTKAAQFAGVHSPHNIQVTENGKGTEWASYTAKVQGGNKSESVTLDFTRQGGHLINYWSDRHIGPKAITHEQARESAAHFLKNKGYHDLTPVTYDEYDNIGSFTFVKKNKDVLIYPEKVSVRVALDNGHVIGMQASDYVYEQQDGKARKLSTPKLTLEQARKYLNPEYKEQYHRLALIENDMAEKVLTYEFGGAINGSKYRIYLNADNGNEEVVEQIRDGHAKKTSR, from the coding sequence ATGTATAGACGTTTGAGTGCCATACTATTTCCGATCGCCACGGTTCTGTTAATCGGTGCTTTAATGTGGGGCTATCAGGAAAACCAAGAAAAGAACGCGATTCTCATCAAAGCGGAAAATCAGTATCAGCGCGCATTCCATAGTTTGTCGTTCCATGTCGACAAGCTTCACGGAGAGCTAGGGAATACGCTGGCCGTGCATAGCAACTCGACCGGATCGCAGCGCAAAGGTTTGGTGAACGTATGGAGGATCACGAGCGAAGCGCAGAATGAAATCAATCAGCTGCCATTGACCATGCTTCCTTTTAATAAAACGGAAGAATTCCTGTCCAGAATTTCGAAATTTTCTTATCAGGCGGGAGTTCGCGACTTGGCCAAGCAGCCGTTGACCGACAGTGAAATGAAAAATTTGAAGGAGCTGTACAAGAGCTCTGAGCACATTTCCAAACAGCTGCAGGAAGTTCAGGACAAGGTTCTTTCCAAACGCCTTCGCTGGATGGACGTGGAGACTACGCTAGCCAATCCGAACAGTCAGCAGGACAATACGATTATCGATGGCTTCAAGACGGTAGACAAGCGAGTCGGGGAATACCCGGAGCTGGATTGGGGACCATCCGTGGCAAGCATTTATAACAAACGCTCCGTCAAGAAGCTCGGAGGGAAACCTGTTACCGTCAATGAAATCAAGACGAAAGCCGCCCAGTTCGCTGGAGTTCATTCACCGCATAATATCCAAGTTACCGAAAATGGAAAGGGAACGGAATGGGCTTCCTATACGGCCAAGGTTCAAGGAGGAAACAAGTCCGAGTCCGTTACGCTCGATTTCACGCGTCAAGGCGGCCATTTGATCAATTACTGGAGCGACCGCCACATCGGACCTAAAGCGATCACTCACGAGCAGGCTAGGGAGTCGGCGGCTCATTTCCTGAAGAACAAGGGCTATCACGACTTAACGCCGGTGACTTACGATGAATACGACAATATCGGCAGCTTCACATTTGTCAAAAAAAATAAAGACGTGCTAATTTATCCGGAGAAAGTTTCGGTTCGGGTCGCTTTGGACAACGGGCATGTGATCGGCATGCAGGCAAGCGATTATGTTTATGAGCAGCAGGACGGAAAGGCGCGGAAACTGTCGACTCCAAAGCTAACGCTTGAGCAGGCCCGCAAGTATTTGAATCCCGAATATAAAGAGCAGTATCACCGGCTTGCGCTGATCGAAAACGATATGGCGGAGAAAGTGCTGACGTACGAATTCGGCGGGGCAATCAACGGCTCGAAATATCGTATCTACCTTAATGCTGATAACGGCAATGAGGAAGTCGTCGAGCAAATCCGCGATGGGCACGCTAAGAAGACCTCCCGGTAA
- the prsW gene encoding glutamic-type intramembrane protease PrsW, with the protein MIFFSIATAAVAPGIALLTYFYLKDKYEAEPLHMVIKVFLLGFIIILPVMILQSGLMLWLGEGSLVNAFVISAGVEESLKWFVLFHMIYNHTEFDEPYDGIIYATAISLGFATVENVIYSFAQQATVGTLLLRALLPVSGHAMFGVMMGYYMGRAKFSTGKDSRRFLVYSLLMPLFYHGVYDWILGNITHYWIWYIVPLMAYLWYGGIGKMYRANKRSPFRRLLEDRVNNSENRAS; encoded by the coding sequence TTGATTTTTTTCTCGATTGCGACCGCAGCGGTAGCCCCCGGAATCGCCTTGTTGACTTATTTTTACCTTAAGGACAAGTATGAAGCCGAACCGCTGCATATGGTCATTAAGGTTTTTTTACTTGGATTTATTATTATTCTCCCGGTTATGATACTGCAGAGCGGATTGATGCTCTGGCTGGGTGAGGGCTCTCTGGTCAACGCTTTCGTCATTTCAGCAGGCGTTGAGGAATCGCTGAAATGGTTTGTACTGTTCCATATGATATATAACCATACAGAATTTGATGAGCCTTACGACGGGATTATATACGCTACAGCCATTTCGCTCGGCTTCGCCACGGTAGAGAATGTCATTTATTCCTTTGCCCAGCAAGCTACTGTCGGAACATTGCTTCTCCGGGCTTTGCTGCCTGTCTCCGGGCATGCCATGTTCGGCGTCATGATGGGTTATTACATGGGCCGGGCTAAATTCTCTACAGGCAAGGATAGCCGAAGATTTCTGGTCTATTCATTGCTAATGCCTCTGTTCTATCATGGTGTATATGACTGGATACTGGGTAATATTACGCATTACTGGATTTGGTATATTGTTCCTCTCATGGCATATCTATGGTATGGAGGCATCGGTAAAATGTACAGGGCCAACAAGAGATCCCCTTTCCGAAGACTGCTTGAGGATAGGGTTAACAATAGCGAAAATAGGGCATCCTAA
- a CDS encoding genetic competence negative regulator — MKIERLGQDKIRIFLTFDDLSERGIQKEDMWQEIPKVHDLFTEMMDQAYNEVGFDATGPLAVEVFALPAQGMVVIVTRGKFDHHHGVGPHYEDDLPDEVYEMEVTLEQSDTILYSFDDFEVLIEAAHVLRPMLTEAGRLFKYNGKWVLHLEPEDLEEGKHPAVIAVLAEFGEATSVTPAMLEEYGNQVMSENAIGVICSNFKRQD; from the coding sequence ATGAAAATTGAAAGATTGGGCCAAGATAAGATACGGATTTTCCTCACGTTTGACGACCTTAGCGAACGCGGTATCCAGAAAGAGGACATGTGGCAGGAAATTCCCAAGGTTCATGACCTGTTCACGGAAATGATGGATCAGGCTTACAATGAAGTGGGATTTGACGCTACTGGCCCTTTGGCCGTTGAAGTTTTTGCGCTTCCTGCTCAAGGAATGGTCGTCATAGTGACGCGCGGCAAATTCGACCACCATCATGGGGTTGGGCCGCACTATGAGGATGATTTACCGGACGAAGTCTATGAGATGGAAGTAACGCTGGAGCAGAGTGATACGATCCTATATTCCTTTGATGATTTCGAAGTATTGATTGAAGCGGCTCACGTTCTGCGGCCTATGCTTACTGAAGCTGGCAGACTATTTAAATATAACGGGAAATGGGTTCTTCATTTAGAGCCAGAAGATTTGGAAGAAGGAAAGCATCCGGCAGTCATTGCGGTTCTCGCTGAGTTCGGCGAGGCGACCTCTGTTACTCCAGCGATGCTGGAGGAGTACGGAAACCAGGTCATGTCCGAGAATGCAATCGGAGTTATCTGCAGTAACTTCAAACGTCAGGACTAA
- a CDS encoding polysaccharide deacetylase family protein: MLNKKVLLIAACCIILASCGSVRPSVNSDAANAGQTASTETNSPGIPVNAEAVDVAGDGSSNASAGAEEANFDNSSDAEASPEYKYHINKAYNVVPNEEGTEKKVVLLTFDDGPKEKEMLEGLLDTLDKYEAKAIFFVNGYRVKKNPDLLKLIHDRGQIIGNHSWDHIDLKKESADSARKQIEDVQSIVEETVGERPRFFRPPFGSGNDTLHGIVKDNEMIYMTWSNGSLDWDAKFKNKPEGVIQNVMDQLHPGSNILMHELPWTEEALDELLMKIQAAGYSFVDPRTISALPEDSTES; encoded by the coding sequence TTGCTCAACAAGAAGGTTCTGCTCATCGCAGCCTGCTGCATCATTCTTGCCTCATGCGGCTCCGTTCGTCCATCCGTCAATTCTGACGCTGCCAATGCAGGCCAAACCGCGTCAACCGAAACGAATTCCCCCGGGATTCCGGTTAACGCCGAAGCTGTCGATGTCGCTGGGGACGGCAGCAGCAATGCTTCCGCGGGAGCAGAGGAAGCAAATTTCGACAACAGCTCTGATGCCGAGGCTTCGCCCGAATATAAGTATCACATCAATAAGGCCTATAATGTAGTTCCGAATGAGGAAGGTACCGAGAAGAAGGTCGTTCTGCTGACCTTTGACGACGGCCCGAAAGAGAAAGAAATGCTGGAAGGACTCCTGGATACCCTCGATAAATACGAGGCTAAAGCGATATTTTTCGTTAATGGCTACCGTGTCAAAAAAAATCCGGATTTGCTGAAGCTCATCCATGATCGCGGGCAAATTATCGGTAATCACAGCTGGGATCACATCGACTTGAAGAAGGAATCTGCGGATAGCGCTCGCAAGCAGATCGAAGACGTACAAAGCATTGTTGAGGAGACCGTCGGGGAACGCCCGCGATTCTTCCGTCCCCCTTTTGGCTCAGGTAACGATACACTTCACGGCATCGTCAAGGATAATGAAATGATCTATATGACCTGGTCCAACGGCTCCTTGGATTGGGACGCCAAATTCAAGAACAAGCCGGAAGGCGTCATTCAAAACGTAATGGATCAGCTCCATCCCGGCAGCAATATCCTCATGCACGAGCTTCCCTGGACGGAAGAGGCACTTGACGAGCTGCTGATGAAAATTCAGGCAGCAGGCTACAGTTTCGTAGATCCGCGGACGATTTCCGCTCTGCCCGAGGACTCTACTGAATCGTAG
- the serS gene encoding serine--tRNA ligase yields MEMKWIRDHAEQIQHAAKCKGIEFSVRELLEWDDRRKKYQLECEELRRLRNEGAAKASVLLAAGKEAETGELKTASKRVNKALKESSKRWEEAVEKVTKLALLAPNVISEDTPIGSSEEDNVEIRRVGRTPEWSFMPKDHVELGMMHDMFDIPKGVKAGGSRSYYLKGTGVLLHRAVQQLAFDLLMERSFTPVEVPLLLKEQPFVHSGYFPAGQNQSFYIEEEEKWLAGTSEVPLISYFGGDVLDLSEPLRLVSVSNCFRSEVGSAGRDVKGLYRVHQFAKVEMVVLCQPDPELSEQMLQEITSHAEELLTLLELPYRVMSVCTGDMSARTYKQYDIETWMPSRGSFGETHSSSNLHSFQSRRANIRCINEQGHPVYCHTLNNTAVASPRILIPLLENHQAQDGSIYIPKALRKYVGGRERFNPNI; encoded by the coding sequence ATGGAAATGAAATGGATTCGGGATCATGCTGAGCAGATCCAACATGCAGCGAAGTGTAAAGGGATTGAGTTTTCGGTTCGTGAACTTTTGGAATGGGATGATCGCAGAAAAAAGTATCAACTGGAATGTGAAGAGCTTCGTCGGCTGCGAAATGAAGGAGCAGCAAAAGCAAGCGTGCTGCTTGCTGCTGGGAAAGAGGCCGAAACCGGCGAGCTGAAGACGGCCTCAAAGCGTGTCAACAAGGCGCTGAAGGAATCGAGTAAACGGTGGGAAGAAGCAGTTGAAAAGGTTACTAAACTGGCACTTCTGGCCCCTAACGTTATATCTGAAGACACTCCGATTGGAAGCTCGGAGGAAGATAACGTGGAAATCAGGCGCGTGGGCAGAACCCCGGAGTGGAGCTTTATGCCAAAGGATCATGTAGAGTTGGGCATGATGCATGATATGTTTGATATCCCGAAGGGAGTCAAGGCAGGCGGAAGCCGCAGCTATTATCTGAAAGGAACGGGGGTACTTCTGCATCGAGCTGTACAACAGCTTGCTTTCGATCTGTTAATGGAGCGCAGCTTTACTCCTGTGGAAGTTCCGTTGCTGCTCAAGGAACAACCATTTGTTCATAGCGGATATTTCCCAGCTGGGCAGAATCAATCCTTTTATATTGAGGAGGAAGAGAAGTGGCTTGCGGGTACATCGGAGGTTCCGCTCATTTCCTATTTTGGAGGAGATGTGCTGGATCTAAGTGAACCGCTAAGGCTAGTTTCTGTATCAAACTGCTTTCGCAGCGAGGTGGGCTCTGCCGGCCGGGACGTGAAAGGTTTGTACCGCGTACATCAGTTTGCCAAGGTGGAAATGGTCGTGCTCTGTCAGCCCGATCCGGAATTGTCCGAACAAATGCTGCAGGAAATCACGAGCCATGCCGAAGAACTGCTTACTCTTCTGGAGCTTCCCTATCGCGTAATGTCGGTATGTACAGGGGACATGTCGGCCAGAACGTATAAGCAGTACGATATAGAAACCTGGATGCCTAGCCGTGGCAGCTTCGGAGAGACGCATTCTTCGTCTAATCTGCATAGCTTCCAATCGCGTCGTGCCAATATACGATGTATTAACGAGCAAGGCCACCCTGTGTACTGCCATACCTTGAACAATACAGCGGTTGCTTCTCCGCGTATTCTTATTCCACTTCTGGAGAATCATCAAGCACAGGACGGTTCCATTTATATTCCTAAAGCGCTTCGCAAATATGTAGGAGGCAGGGAGCGGTTCAATCCGAATATATAG
- a CDS encoding type II CAAX endopeptidase family protein yields MKKDKFGKIKIQRVDPGQLNERLLLINLYITQGLTLIIGIIILFFQKRSVFSLLQFPENYRFLLWGCGLAAAMFGVDFLLSRFVKEESLDDGGINEMLFRNRPVWHIAIICVIVSVCEELLFRGAIQHGLGPYWTSIIFALIHVRYLRHWIPTGWVFLSSYALGYIYIQAGTLWAPIVCHFLIDFISGLVIKFRRGT; encoded by the coding sequence ATGAAAAAAGACAAGTTCGGCAAAATAAAAATTCAAAGAGTCGATCCGGGTCAACTTAATGAGCGCCTATTGCTGATTAATTTATACATTACACAAGGTCTTACTTTAATTATCGGAATCATCATCCTTTTTTTTCAGAAGCGAAGCGTGTTTTCACTGCTCCAATTTCCGGAAAATTATCGATTTCTGCTATGGGGCTGTGGATTGGCCGCAGCGATGTTTGGTGTCGATTTCCTGTTATCGAGGTTCGTGAAGGAGGAGAGCTTGGATGATGGGGGAATTAATGAGATGTTGTTTCGCAATCGTCCGGTGTGGCATATCGCAATCATATGCGTCATCGTGTCTGTTTGCGAAGAACTGCTGTTTCGCGGGGCGATTCAGCACGGGCTCGGACCGTATTGGACGAGTATTATTTTTGCCTTGATCCATGTCCGCTACCTTAGACACTGGATTCCAACAGGATGGGTATTTCTTAGCAGCTATGCGCTGGGATACATTTATATACAGGCGGGTACGTTATGGGCTCCGATCGTGTGCCATTTTCTCATTGATTTCATATCGGGACTCGTCATTAAATTTCGGAGGGGAACATGA